TCCGACCTGGGGCGATCAGGTTTACGTGTACTGGGAAGATGACAGCGGCGTGGTACTTCGCTCATGAACATGCGCAAATTCAAACGCCGTATCAACCGAATAATCCCCAATGGCCGCCAACTGGTCATCGGGGTTCCGTTCATCTGGTTGTTTCTGTTCTTCATGTTGCCGTTCTTCATTGTCTTGAAGATCAGCTTCGCCGAAGCCGACGTGGCCATCCCGCCCTACACCGAGATCTACACCTTTGCCGAGCAGAAGCTGCAACTGCTGCTGAACCTCGGCAACTACGCGATGCTCGGCGACGACGAGCTGTACATCGCCGCGTACCTCGGCTCGCTGAAGATGGCGCTGATCAGCACCGTCCTGTGTTTGCTGATCGGCTACCCGATGGCCTACGCCATCGCCACCGCGCGCAAAGAGCTGCAAACGGTGCTGGTGTTGCTGATCATGATGCCGACCTGGACCGCGATCCTGATCCGCGTGTATGCGTGGATGGGCATCCTCAGCAACAACGGTTTGCTCAACGGTTTCCTGATGACCATGGGCTGGATCGACGAACCGCTGCAGATCCTCAATACCAACTTGGCGGTCTACATCGGCGTCGTTTATTCCTATCTGCCGTTCATGATCCTGCCGCTCTACGCCAACCTGGTGAAACACGACAACAGCCTGCTGGAAGCCGCGTCGGACCTTGGTTCGAGCACGTTCAACAGCTTCTGGAAAATCACTATTCCGCTGTCGAAAAACGGCATTGTCGCCGGGTGCATGCTGGTCTTCATTCCGGTGGTCGGCGAGTTCGTGATTCCGGAACTGCTCGGCGGTCCGGAAACCTTGATGATCGGTAAAGTGCTCTGGCAAGAATTCTTCAACAACCGTGACTGGCCGGTGGCGTCTGCCCTGGCGGTGGTGATGCTGGCGATCCTGATCGTGCCGATCATCCTGTTCAACCGCAGTCAGGCCAAGGAAATGGAGGGTAAAGAATGAAGCGCTTCCGTTTCTCGAGTTTCATGCTGATCGTCGGTTTGCTGTTCATCTACGCGCCGATGCTGATCCTGGTGATCTACTCGTTCAACGCCTCGAAACTGGTGACGGTGTGGGGCGGCTGGTCGATCAAGTGGTACGTCGGTTTGCTCGACAACACGCAACTGATGGGCTCGGTACTGCGCTCGCTGGAAATCGCTTGCTACACCGCGATTGCAGCAGTGGCGCTGGGCACGCTGGCGGCGTTTGTGCTGACGCGCATCACCCACTTCAAGGGCCGCACGCTGTTTGGCGGGCTGGTGACGGCGCCGCTGGTGATGCCCGAAGTGATCACCGGTCTGTCGCTGTTGCTGCTGTTTGTGGCGATGGCGCAGATGATCGGCTGGCCGCAGGAACGCGGCATCGTCACCATCTGGATCGCTCACACGACGTTCTGTGCGGCGTATGTGGCGGTGGTGGTGTCGGCGCGCTTGCGTGAGCTGGACCTGTCGATCGAAGAAGCGGCGATGGACCTCGGCGCGCGGCCGTGGAAGGTGTTCCTGCTGATCACCATTCCAATGATCGCGCCGTCGCTGGCGGCGGGCGGGATGATGTCGTTCGCGCTGTCGCTGGATGACCTGGTGCTGGCGAGTTTTGTCTCGGGGCCGGGTTCGACGACCTTGCCGATGGAAGTGTTCTCGGCGGTGCGTCTGGGCGTGAAGCCTGAGATCAACGCGGTGGCGAGTCTGATTCTGCTGGCGGTGTCGATCGTGACCTTCCTGGTCTGGTTCTTCAGCCGCCGCGCCGAAGAAAACCGCAAACGCGCGATCCAGCAAGCCATCGAAGAAAGCGCCGCCGATTCGTGGAAGCAACCGGACGTACGCCGTCCGCAAGCGCCGCAAGCGGCCTGACCCTGCAATGCTCGTTCCCCTGTGGGAGCGAGCTTGCTCGCGATAGCGGACTGTCATTCAACCCTTTCGTTGAATGTTATGCCCTCATCGCGAGCAAGCTCGCTCCCATCGTTGTCTCAGGACACCCAAGGGGATTTGCGGATGATCTCGACGAAGTTCATCGGTTTGAATCCCGGCTCGCTGTCCACCAGCACATCCGCGTTGACCGTGCCAAACGTGGTGTCGGGTTTGTGCTTGAAGCCGTTGGCGAAGGCACACAGGATGCATTCCTTGAACCCGTCGCCGCGCGGGTGAGCGTGCACCACCGCTTCACGCTGCTCGCTCGGGAACGCCGCGTAATCGATGCCGAGCACGTCCATCTCGACCCCCGCCGTCACCAGCGCCACGTTCGGCCGTAAATGCTGCGGCACGCCCGGAGTGGTGTGCAGGGCAATCGACAGCCAGACTTGCTCGATGTCGTCATCGCTCAAACCATACGGTTTGAGGAACGCTTTGGCAGCGTTGGCACTGTCGACTTCGAACCGCTCGTCATCGCTGCGCTGACCTTCAACCAGCCCCAAGTCATGGAACATCGCGCCGACGTAAAGCAGCTCGGGGTTGTAGGCCAGTTGTTTGCGTTCACCGCTCAACGCGCCAAACAGGAACACCCGGCGCGAGTGGTGGTAAAGCAGATCGGATTCGACGTCGCGGATGTATTCGGTGGTGGCTTTGGCCAACGCGCTGTCGGGGATTTTGATGCCGGCGATGATGCTGCTCATGGTGCTTTCCTCGTGGGGAACGCCGTGGCGGCGCTGCTGGGGAAAGTCTGTTCTCGCCGCGAGCGACGAACAATCGCGGCATGCCTGCGATCCCGGCCAATGAGCATGCAAATCGCGCCAACCTCGCTAGTTGCGCGCGGATTGGCTAGGGTTGAACCCGATAACCTCGGATGCACGCACATCGTGTGATGGGCGACTTTCTTTTCATTACCTGGAGGGCGATTCGAGCCATGCAAAAAACCGTCGCCATCGTGGTGTTTTCCGGGGTTCAGGCGCTGGACGTCACCGGGGCCATGGATGTGTTTTCCGAGGCCAATCGTTTTCTTGCGCCGCACGATCACTATCGGCTCGAAGTCATTGGCATCGAGCGCGGGATGATGCCGTGCTCGAACGGTTTGTCGCTCAACGCGCATCGGCATTTCAGCGCCGCACTCGACGCTTACGACTTGCTACTGGTGGCGGGCGGGCCGCAGTTGCCGTTCATGAATTTTGGCGCGACGTTTGATGCCTGGCTGCGCGATGCCTGCGCGCGGGCGCGGCGCTTTGGCTCGATCTGCAACGGCGCGTTCATTCTCGCGCGTGCGGGTTTGCTCGACGGGCGCACCGTGACCACGCATTGGGACGACGCGCCAGCGCTGGCGGCGTTGTTTCCGGGCACGCAGGTCGAGGCCGATCGTTTGTACGTGCAGGATGGCGAGCTCTACACCTCGGCCGGGGTCACGGCGGGGATCGATTTGTCGCTGTATCTGCTAGCGCGCGATCACGGCCCGGAAGTCGCGCTCAGCGTCGCCAAGCGGCTGGTGGTGTTCACCCAGCGCTCGGGCGGGCAATCGCAGTTCAGCCCGTTCCTCACGCCGCACGCCGAACCGACCTCGGCGGTGGCGTTGGTGCAGCTCTACGTGTTGGCCAATCTGACTGGCGATCTGGCGCTCGCCGATCTGGCCAACGCCGCCAACATGAGCGCGCGCAATTTTTCCCGGGTGTTTGCCAAGGAAGCCAAAGTGACGCCGGCGGAGTTTGTCGAGCGGGCCCGTGTGGATGCGGCGCGGGTGCTGCTGGAAAGCACGCGTTCGCCGTTGAAAACCGTGGCCTATCAATGCGGCTTTCGCGACGCCCAGCACATGCGCAGCGTGTTCAACCGCCGACTGGGCGTG
The window above is part of the Pseudomonas prosekii genome. Proteins encoded here:
- a CDS encoding ABC transporter permease subunit — translated: MPNGRQLVIGVPFIWLFLFFMLPFFIVLKISFAEADVAIPPYTEIYTFAEQKLQLLLNLGNYAMLGDDELYIAAYLGSLKMALISTVLCLLIGYPMAYAIATARKELQTVLVLLIMMPTWTAILIRVYAWMGILSNNGLLNGFLMTMGWIDEPLQILNTNLAVYIGVVYSYLPFMILPLYANLVKHDNSLLEAASDLGSSTFNSFWKITIPLSKNGIVAGCMLVFIPVVGEFVIPELLGGPETLMIGKVLWQEFFNNRDWPVASALAVVMLAILIVPIILFNRSQAKEMEGKE
- a CDS encoding ABC transporter permease subunit encodes the protein MKRFRFSSFMLIVGLLFIYAPMLILVIYSFNASKLVTVWGGWSIKWYVGLLDNTQLMGSVLRSLEIACYTAIAAVALGTLAAFVLTRITHFKGRTLFGGLVTAPLVMPEVITGLSLLLLFVAMAQMIGWPQERGIVTIWIAHTTFCAAYVAVVVSARLRELDLSIEEAAMDLGARPWKVFLLITIPMIAPSLAAGGMMSFALSLDDLVLASFVSGPGSTTLPMEVFSAVRLGVKPEINAVASLILLAVSIVTFLVWFFSRRAEENRKRAIQQAIEESAADSWKQPDVRRPQAPQAA
- a CDS encoding HD domain-containing protein; its protein translation is MSSIIAGIKIPDSALAKATTEYIRDVESDLLYHHSRRVFLFGALSGERKQLAYNPELLYVGAMFHDLGLVEGQRSDDERFEVDSANAAKAFLKPYGLSDDDIEQVWLSIALHTTPGVPQHLRPNVALVTAGVEMDVLGIDYAAFPSEQREAVVHAHPRGDGFKECILCAFANGFKHKPDTTFGTVNADVLVDSEPGFKPMNFVEIIRKSPWVS
- a CDS encoding GlxA family transcriptional regulator, whose translation is MQKTVAIVVFSGVQALDVTGAMDVFSEANRFLAPHDHYRLEVIGIERGMMPCSNGLSLNAHRHFSAALDAYDLLLVAGGPQLPFMNFGATFDAWLRDACARARRFGSICNGAFILARAGLLDGRTVTTHWDDAPALAALFPGTQVEADRLYVQDGELYTSAGVTAGIDLSLYLLARDHGPEVALSVAKRLVVFTQRSGGQSQFSPFLTPHAEPTSAVALVQLYVLANLTGDLALADLANAANMSARNFSRVFAKEAKVTPAEFVERARVDAARVLLESTRSPLKTVAYQCGFRDAQHMRSVFNRRLGVTPQQFRRNFTAMV